Proteins encoded by one window of Vampirovibrionales bacterium:
- a CDS encoding YkgJ family cysteine cluster protein produces MADMLEMITSFVCGESGGGPQTGEIQGRYTVRRGECHSCGDCCRNIYLLHDEKPIATVGDFRRLQAENPEYGSFEPLDETDHGVRFRCHHLTDENRCAQYASRPGFCRTYPSEKGVLLGGQLSPQCGYAFTPIRSFSQALADAARTTPGPSRKGRSQ; encoded by the coding sequence ATGGCAGACATGCTTGAAATGATCACGTCGTTTGTCTGCGGCGAATCGGGCGGCGGCCCGCAGACGGGAGAAATTCAGGGCCGTTACACCGTTCGGCGGGGAGAATGCCATTCCTGCGGCGATTGTTGCCGCAATATCTACCTGCTCCATGACGAAAAACCCATCGCCACGGTGGGAGATTTTCGGCGACTACAGGCCGAAAACCCTGAATACGGCTCGTTTGAGCCGCTGGATGAGACCGACCATGGCGTGCGTTTCCGGTGTCATCATCTGACCGATGAAAACCGATGCGCCCAATACGCTTCACGACCGGGGTTCTGCCGGACTTACCCGTCGGAGAAAGGCGTTTTGTTGGGCGGGCAACTCTCGCCCCAATGCGGTTACGCATTCACGCCAATTCGCTCCTTCTCACAAGCCCTCGCAGATGCAGCGCGCACGACGCCCGGCCCATCCAGAAAAGGACGTTCGCAATGA
- a CDS encoding tetratricopeptide repeat protein, which yields MTVVLWIVGMIASEAFEIMSSHEPIAQGSTAGIRYSSRLMAALNRFTGNLAAEAPNPMVHKYGRAYDHLIAADALRYREELDAALTEYRQAIDLRQDFVEAHIGVGKCLRRKGEFQDAVGAFKRALSQNAFNKEVHLDIGKCYNDLGLVKQAIAHYERAVKLDPTFLEAKFGLALIVELQGDTTYAMRLYKEIVALDEEFLPAYNNLGSIHLRLCAYDDARKVFEELVERSPEFGRGHLGLALTLDRMGSRREALTAYHRVLTLKPTARNAEFIQRRIVALNTELGRSKTRNGAMMVRVK from the coding sequence ATGACCGTCGTGTTGTGGATCGTCGGGATGATCGCTTCGGAGGCGTTTGAAATTATGTCTTCTCATGAACCCATTGCCCAAGGGTCGACGGCGGGCATTCGCTATTCTTCGCGCCTGATGGCTGCGCTTAACCGCTTTACAGGTAATCTGGCCGCAGAGGCTCCCAATCCGATGGTTCATAAATATGGCAGGGCGTATGATCACCTCATCGCAGCCGACGCCCTGCGTTATCGAGAAGAGTTGGACGCTGCGCTGACGGAATACCGCCAGGCGATCGACCTGCGTCAGGATTTTGTGGAGGCGCATATTGGCGTGGGCAAATGCCTGCGGCGCAAGGGGGAATTTCAGGATGCGGTCGGCGCGTTTAAACGCGCGCTGTCGCAGAACGCCTTTAATAAGGAAGTCCACCTGGATATTGGCAAGTGCTATAACGATCTGGGCTTGGTCAAGCAGGCAATTGCCCACTATGAGCGCGCCGTCAAGCTCGATCCGACTTTTCTGGAAGCCAAGTTCGGCCTGGCGCTCATTGTGGAGCTTCAGGGCGATACGACTTACGCCATGCGCCTGTACAAAGAAATTGTCGCGCTGGATGAAGAGTTCCTGCCCGCTTACAACAATCTCGGCAGTATTCACTTGCGCCTATGCGCCTACGACGACGCGCGCAAAGTGTTTGAAGAACTTGTCGAGCGCTCGCCCGAATTCGGCCGTGGCCATTTGGGATTGGCGCTGACGCTCGATCGCATGGGCTCTCGACGTGAAGCGCTGACCGCCTATCACCGGGTGCTGACGCTCAAACCCACGGCGCGAAACGCTGAATTCATCCAACGACGTATCGTGGCGCTGAACACCGAGCTGGGTCGCTCCAAAACCCGCAACGGCGCGATGATGGTGCGTGTGAAATAG
- a CDS encoding methylated-DNA--[protein]-cysteine S-methyltransferase, with product MGSIKASDSAVRKQTIEKTVEAAVIDTPLGRLGLRLSDGALAAVDFLPSDAPLSYDGLSAEMTEIVGRFRRYFAGDAQAFDGLAISEEDGTPFQKDVWRALKAIPYGQTRSYAEIARQLNKPGASRAIGQANRRNPLPIVVPCHRVITADGGLGGYQGTQGLEVKRALLALESSKATPSRA from the coding sequence ATGGGTTCTATCAAGGCGTCCGATTCCGCAGTTAGGAAGCAGACAATTGAAAAAACTGTCGAAGCCGCTGTGATTGACACTCCCTTGGGTCGCCTGGGCTTGCGCCTAAGCGATGGGGCGCTGGCTGCCGTCGATTTTCTGCCATCCGATGCGCCGCTTTCTTATGATGGCCTTTCTGCCGAAATGACAGAGATTGTCGGCAGGTTTCGACGATATTTCGCTGGCGATGCGCAAGCGTTCGATGGTTTGGCGATAAGCGAAGAAGACGGCACGCCTTTTCAGAAAGACGTCTGGCGCGCCCTCAAAGCGATCCCCTATGGCCAAACGCGTTCTTACGCCGAGATCGCGCGTCAACTGAACAAACCAGGCGCATCGCGAGCGATTGGCCAGGCAAACCGACGCAATCCGCTGCCTATTGTCGTTCCGTGTCACCGTGTGATTACGGCAGACGGAGGCCTTGGTGGGTATCAGGGAACCCAGGGGCTGGAAGTCAAACGCGCGTTGCTTGCGCTGGAATCGTCCAAGGCAACGCCATCGCGGGCCTGA